One window of the Nicotiana tabacum cultivar K326 chromosome 4, ASM71507v2, whole genome shotgun sequence genome contains the following:
- the LOC107805891 gene encoding uncharacterized protein LOC107805891, translating to MTSSKFTDPPPTPYDPLPTYPQPPQQPQYIIVLPHYYRSPRQLLRVACRRYIYSAAVLILLAAAVFFFWPSDPDVSIARLRLRHLKIHTFPKIALDVTLDVTVRIRNKDFYSVNFRSVAVAIGYRGKQLGYVTSDYGKIRARASSYINATLELNDISIFSDIIPLIEDLARGSITFDTVTQIGGELGLFLFDIPIKGKVSCEIVVDTRNETISHQNCYPE from the exons ATGACTTCCTCTAAATTCACCGATCCACCCCCTACCCCGTACGACCCCCTCCCCACTTATCCCCAACCCCCTCAACAACCCCAATACATCATCGTCCTACCTCATTACTACCGTAGCCCTCGCCAATTGCTACGCGTCGCTTGCCGTCGGTACATTTACTCCGCCGCCGTGCTCATCCTCCTCGCCGCCGCAGTCTTCTTTTTCTGGCCCTCTGATCCCGATGTCTCCATTGCCCGGCTCCGTCTCCGCCACCTCAAAATCCACACGTTCCCCAAAATCGCCCTCGACGTTACCCTAGACGTCACTGTTAGGATTCGTAATAAAGACTTCTATTCAGTCAATTTTCGTTCCGTAGCGGTTGCTATAGGGTACAGGGGTAAGCAGCTGGGATACGTCACCTCCGATTATGGTAAAATTAGGGCCAGGGCGTCTTCTTACATCAATGCCACTCTGGAGCTCAATGATATTAGCATTTTCTCTGATATAATTCCTTTGATTGAGGACTTGGCGAGAGGTTCTATTACTTTTGATACTGTAACGCAGATTGGTGGTGAGCTTGGTTTATTCCTCTTTGATATTCCCATAAAG GGAAAAGTGTCGTGTGAAATTGTTGTGGACACACGCAACGAAACGATTTCTCATCAGAACTGTTACCCTGAG TGA
- the LOC107805889 gene encoding uncharacterized protein LOC107805889, whose translation MEKEERRKNIMEKGSDGIAHLSSASLEGVQDYEIEQLSQPNSSDLVAGVESQVQNSDGEVEAKGATASQAKNEVESLLVKPSVAKASEDAEVLPRKRNGFLHLFSLRDINSCILISENKRVICSVMISFLVVLSYAHLPHSIARSNSFIASRPLYILLLTDLTIVIARIIRKEVVPDEERREDRQRVNDFGHNWDGALTILEYGLVLYQTIRAIFIDCSFYLVIVICGLSLI comes from the exons atggaaaaagaagaaagaaggaaaaatataatGGAGAAAGGTTCGGATGGTATAGCACATTTATCATCTG CTAGCTTAGAAGGTGTGCAGGATTATGAGATAGaacaactttctcaaccaaataGTTCTGATTTAGTTGCAGGAGTGGAATCTCAAGTGCAAAATTCTGATGGAGAAGTCGAAGCTAAAGGGGCTACAGCTTCACAGGCTAAGAATGAAGTAGAATCATTGTTAGTCAAGCCATCAGTAGCTAAAGCATCAGAAGATGCCGAGGTGCTTCCAAGAAAACGCAACGGTTtccttcatttattttctcttagAGATATCAATTCTTGCATTTTGATATCTGAGAATAAAAGAGTCATTTGTTCTGTCATGATTTCGTTTTTAGTTGTCCTGTCTTATGCCCATCTCCCACATAGTATAGCAAGGTCAAATAGCTTCATTGCCTCAAGGCCCCTTTATATACTGTTGCTAACTGATTTGACGATAGTAATTGCGCGAATTATTCGCAAGGAAGTAGTTCCTGATGAAGAAAGACGCGAAGACAGACAAAGAGTGAATGATTTCGGACACAATTGGGATGGAGCTCTAACGATATTGGAATACGGTTTGGTTCTCTATCAAACAATTCGTGCCATCTTCATAGACTGCAGTTTCTATTTGGTCATTGTCATATGTGGTCTGTCTCTCATATAA